The following DNA comes from Novosphingobium sp. THN1.
ACCCAGTCAACCAACCCCATCCATCGGGGCCCGATTAGTCCCGCCGGATCAGGTGAGCGAACCGCCCCCTCCCATGGCTTGAACAGCCGAAAGTGAGAATGGTCCCGCTCTCCTGAACCTTCGCCCAGAATGTGGCATCAGGGCGCAGCCGTGTGACAGCGTTGACCGGATATGAGGTGATACAGGCGCACGCAAGCGCCGGCAGTATAGACTAGGCTCAGCTGGACAGAGCAAGCAACACGCTGAAAGACAATCATATTATGAGCATTGACCCATAGATCATCATATGAGGGGAGGGGGGTGGCAAAGGGCATGAAACGCTTTGCTCCAACGCCACACCTTCAGAACCTCGTCCAGCGTCTTGGCGGGCGATGGTACGGTGACTATGCGATGTGTCGCTGTCCTGCGCACGATGATCGCATCCCGTCCCTCTCGCTCCGCCAGGGCCGACACGCGATTCTCGTGACGTGCCATGCCGGTTGCACAAGAGAAACGGTCGTGCGCCTTCTCGGTCTTGACCGCGCCCCGGGCAGCAGTGTCCTGGCCACGCCCTTGCCGAACGTCTGCCATACGACGAGCAGGGCCGCGCTAGCCCTCTGGAGCCGCGCGGGGACAGTCGAAGACACGCTTGCGGTGCGTTATCTTTGCGAGGTGCGCGGCTTTGCCCGAACGAGCGTGAGGGCCCTGCATGATATCCGCTATCTCGAACGGTGTCCGCTCGGGTCGGGCAAGTCTGCGTCATACCGTCCGGCGCTGCTTGTCGCCATGCGAAAAGCGGATCGGGTATGTGCCGTGCAACGCATCTTTCTCGACCCGCAAACCGCTGCATGTACCGGAAAATTCGTCCTTGGCCGGGCCGTCGGTGCCGCCTGGTCCAATGGCCGCCCGGCCCCGGTGATGGGTATCTGCGAGGGCTTCGAAAGCGCCGCTGCCTTCACCTGTCTCACCGGAATTCAGGCCTTTGCCACCATGGGAGCGGCGCGGTTCCACAAGATCGACTTGCCGCAAGGTCTTGAGCGGTTGATCCTGCTGGCAGACAATGACCAGGAGGGGCGTCGCGCTCAGATCAGGGCGTCTCGCACGCTTGTCCGGCCCGGCCTCGCCATCGAAACCCGCTGGCCGCCCCGAGGCCTGAATGACTGGGCTGACGCCTTGAAGCAGTAGGCAGCCTGGGGGTCTCTGTTTGCGCATGGCGTCACAGGCGCTGCGGCCATGGCAAGGGGCAAGGGGCAAGGGGCAAGGGGCAAGGTGCTGGGAGGCCCATGGCCGAGCAGGGCGCGCGCGGGCCATGCAGCCGCGGACCATTGAATCTGCTGAATCTGCAGGCGAAAAATGGCCCTGCTTCCAGGCTTCAGGAAGCAGGGCCAGGCATGGACAAGGCCAGTCGATGCTGCTCTTGACGTTGCAGATCCCGGTCTGTCTCCCGCGCAGGCGTTGCATCCCCATTCCGAGGAGTTCGGCATGCGCCAGGGCAAACTGCAGGTATCCGTGCGATGCGGGATCGGCAACAGATGGCCTGCGACTGTCTGCTCAAGGCCGCACCGTTCGGTTCGGGTCCGAAGACAAAGGCCAGTGCGTTGCCATGCGGTTTCAGGACGTTTTGTGCTCGCTGGTCGGGCGACATCGTGCATCTTCTGCGAGCGCTTCAAGGGCATGCTCGACATAGATCGCAGCCATTTTCATGCCCATGGCATCGAGCTGGCGCTGGATCGCCTGCAGGGCCTGAACGAGCTCTTCGGGGCGGCTTGGCCCATTACATGGCGTAGGCAAGGTCGAATACCGGATTGAAGTGCGCTGCCATGTTCTCCAGAACCTGCGAAACAGTGCCCAGCCCCCGATCAGTCAGGCAGAGCCAGAAGCGCCGCCGGTCGTTGATGTCAGGCTGGCGAATGACCAGTCCTCCAT
Coding sequences within:
- a CDS encoding toprim domain-containing protein yields the protein MRLLGLDRAPGSSVLATPLPNVCHTTSRAALALWSRAGTVEDTLAVRYLCEVRGFARTSVRALHDIRYLERCPLGSGKSASYRPALLVAMRKADRVCAVQRIFLDPQTAACTGKFVLGRAVGAAWSNGRPAPVMGICEGFESAAAFTCLTGIQAFATMGAARFHKIDLPQGLERLILLADNDQEGRRAQIRASRTLVRPGLAIETRWPPRGLNDWADALKQ